One window of the Herbiconiux sp. L3-i23 genome contains the following:
- a CDS encoding neutral zinc metallopeptidase — protein sequence MTFDDDARIDSSKVKRRRRTIGVGAAGGGGLLVIGLFVLSQVLGVDLTGLAPQTGGGGAEEADSLQNCETGADANASIDCRLAGAADSLSGYWSTEAQTLGITDYVDPQFFLFDDATSTGCGQATSAVGPFYCPPDTSIYVDTAFYDDLRGRYGASGGPLAEMYVAAHEWGHHIQNLTGVLARAQDGDTGPDSNGVRVELQADCYAGAWVAAASEAAGTYGEPLLDEVTDAQIADALSAAAAVGDDRIQGTTANSESWTHGSSDQRQKWFTQGLNGGPAACDTFAVATP from the coding sequence ATGACGTTCGACGACGACGCGCGGATCGATTCGAGCAAGGTGAAGCGGCGCCGCCGCACCATCGGCGTCGGAGCCGCGGGCGGCGGTGGCCTCCTGGTCATCGGGCTGTTCGTCCTCTCGCAGGTGCTGGGCGTCGACCTCACCGGGCTCGCACCGCAGACCGGCGGCGGCGGAGCCGAGGAGGCCGACTCGCTGCAGAACTGCGAGACGGGCGCCGACGCCAATGCGTCGATCGACTGCCGCCTGGCGGGCGCCGCCGACTCGCTGTCGGGATACTGGTCGACCGAGGCGCAGACCCTCGGCATCACCGACTACGTCGACCCGCAGTTCTTCCTCTTCGACGACGCGACGAGCACCGGATGCGGTCAGGCGACGAGCGCCGTCGGCCCGTTCTACTGCCCGCCGGACACCTCGATCTACGTCGACACCGCCTTCTACGACGATCTCCGCGGCCGGTACGGCGCGAGCGGCGGCCCGCTCGCCGAGATGTACGTCGCCGCGCACGAGTGGGGTCACCACATCCAGAATCTCACCGGCGTCCTCGCCCGCGCGCAGGACGGCGACACCGGTCCCGACTCCAACGGCGTCCGGGTCGAGCTGCAGGCCGACTGCTACGCCGGAGCCTGGGTCGCCGCCGCCTCCGAAGCGGCCGGGACCTATGGTGAGCCGCTGCTCGACGAGGTCACGGACGCGCAGATCGCCGACGCGTTGAGCGCCGCGGCCGCGGTCGGCGACGACCGCATCCAGGGCACGACGGCGAACTCGGAGAGCTGGACTCACGGCTCGAGCGACCAGCGCCAGAAGTGGTTCACGCAGGGGCTGAACGGCGGACCCGCCGCCTGCGACACCTTCGCGGTCGCGACTCCGTGA
- a CDS encoding glycoside hydrolase family 15 protein — MTADPAPSSPFAGAPSTRVDGYVPLRDYAAIGDGRTVALIASDGSIDWLPMPALHTPPVFAALVDAAKGGRFELRPTAPFRTERAYVDGTNVLRTRFTTADGVADVTDALVTGVAGRLPWAELARRIDGISGAVEFEWRVAPGAVFGGGEVDRLNTVHGPILRDDDINFALVGFEHGRLDGDSTTEPEFSGRFSTTAGSRSLLCLCGTDDEPIHLPDPHIVDEGVDRSIESWATWSREFTWEGPWQESVHRSALALKLLIFSPTGAIAAAATSSLPESLDGGKNWDYRFAWVRDLAYTTRALIRFGLREETHAAVSWILKALKDNGREMHIFFELDGSLADGVHEAKAEGWRGIGPVVTGNPAADQLQLGNFADILAIMAGYVEGGNILDSSTSELLCGFADEACVRWQKKDAGMWELPKQQHYTSSKMGVWQALTAAIRLSELGEVHPSPKQLDRWKKNRDLIVQWIDENAWDEKRGAYLMYPGADALDTSVLLHAPSGFDRGERMSRTIDALRAELGVGPLVYRYTGMAEEEGTFVSSAFWVVSALTCVGRRDEAIALMDELVAQSNDVGIYAEMIAENGEFLGNLPQGLSHLALVNAAADIVATDPARED; from the coding sequence TTGACCGCCGACCCCGCACCCTCCTCCCCGTTCGCCGGCGCCCCGTCCACGCGCGTCGACGGTTACGTCCCCCTGCGCGACTACGCCGCGATCGGAGACGGGCGCACCGTCGCGTTGATCGCGAGCGACGGCAGCATCGACTGGCTCCCCATGCCGGCGCTGCACACGCCCCCTGTCTTCGCCGCGCTGGTCGACGCAGCGAAGGGCGGCCGATTCGAACTTCGACCGACCGCCCCCTTCCGTACCGAACGCGCGTATGTCGACGGCACCAACGTCCTCCGCACCCGGTTCACGACGGCGGACGGCGTCGCCGACGTGACCGACGCCCTCGTCACGGGCGTCGCCGGGCGACTGCCCTGGGCGGAGCTCGCCCGACGGATCGACGGAATCTCCGGTGCCGTCGAGTTCGAGTGGAGGGTCGCCCCCGGCGCCGTCTTCGGCGGCGGTGAGGTGGACCGGCTGAACACCGTGCACGGCCCGATCCTGCGCGACGACGACATCAACTTCGCCCTCGTCGGCTTCGAGCACGGCCGCCTCGACGGCGACTCGACGACGGAGCCCGAGTTCTCGGGCCGATTCAGCACCACCGCCGGATCCCGTTCCCTGCTGTGCCTGTGCGGCACCGACGACGAACCCATCCACCTGCCCGATCCGCACATCGTCGACGAGGGCGTCGATCGCAGCATCGAGAGCTGGGCGACCTGGTCGCGCGAGTTCACCTGGGAAGGCCCCTGGCAGGAGTCGGTGCACCGCAGCGCCCTGGCCCTCAAGCTGCTGATCTTCTCGCCCACCGGTGCGATCGCCGCGGCGGCCACCTCGTCGCTGCCGGAGTCGCTCGACGGCGGCAAGAACTGGGACTACCGATTCGCGTGGGTGCGCGACCTCGCCTACACGACCCGGGCGCTCATCCGATTCGGTCTGCGCGAAGAGACGCATGCCGCCGTGTCCTGGATCCTCAAAGCGCTGAAGGACAACGGGCGCGAGATGCACATCTTCTTCGAGCTCGACGGCTCCCTCGCCGACGGCGTGCACGAGGCGAAGGCCGAAGGGTGGCGCGGCATCGGCCCCGTCGTCACGGGCAACCCCGCCGCCGATCAGCTGCAACTCGGCAACTTCGCCGACATCCTCGCCATCATGGCGGGCTACGTGGAGGGCGGGAACATCCTCGACTCCTCGACAAGCGAACTGCTCTGCGGCTTCGCGGACGAGGCCTGCGTGCGCTGGCAGAAGAAGGATGCCGGCATGTGGGAGCTGCCGAAGCAGCAGCACTACACGAGCTCCAAGATGGGTGTCTGGCAGGCGCTGACCGCAGCCATCCGGCTGTCGGAGCTGGGCGAGGTGCACCCGTCGCCGAAGCAGCTCGACCGGTGGAAGAAGAACCGCGACCTCATCGTGCAGTGGATCGATGAGAACGCGTGGGATGAGAAGCGCGGGGCTTACCTGATGTACCCGGGCGCCGACGCGCTCGACACGTCGGTGCTGCTGCACGCGCCGAGCGGGTTCGACCGCGGCGAGCGGATGTCGCGCACCATCGACGCCCTCCGCGCGGAGCTCGGCGTCGGGCCGCTCGTCTACCGGTACACAGGGATGGCCGAGGAGGAGGGAACGTTCGTCTCGAGCGCCTTCTGGGTGGTCTCCGCGCTCACCTGCGTCGGTCGGCGCGACGAGGCGATCGCCCTGATGGACGAACTGGTCGCACAGTCGAACGACGTCGGCATTTACGCGGAGATGATCGCCGAGAACGGCGAGTTCCTCGGCAACCTGCCGCAGGGGCTCAGCCACCTCGCCCTCGTCAACGCCGCCGCCGACATCGTTGCAACCGACCCCGCGCGCGAGGACTAG